The following are from one region of the Tenacibaculum dicentrarchi genome:
- the bamA gene encoding outer membrane protein assembly factor BamA → MNKYSYVAVFLIAFLSASVQAQKTVNNNRTTTTQNIIPYIKGNQYILGGITVTGLQKFSEQTIRVYTGLVDGQPIKLPGDKLTSAIKKLYESKQFSQVDVYLSKKDGETVYLVFDVTELPQLTNISISGLSKSKTKEIKKETELKKGMMVTDNLVTTTRNYIKKKYTDKGFLKTKVSLNTKKDSTDINTVSMNIFVDKGQRVKIKEINFTGNKALAGKTLRSAMKNTKRKFLGRFWKSSKYILDDYKKDLESILEKYSENGYRDARILSDQLTWNNDNTINLDIAIEEGRQYRFDDIKFIGNKNYSDDFLNRFLRIDKGDIYNGKVLKERISGDGTPNSQDIQTLYHNNGYLFSQINAIETSVQNDSITVEVRIREDEQATIKKVTVTGNEKTNDHVIYRELRVKPGDLFSRENIIRSIREIGQLGFFDANVTPDVKPDYQNKTADIDFSVVEKGGSQIELQGGYGGGSFIGTLGLSFNNFSLRNIFNKQAYKPLPMGDGQKLSLRLQASRTYNTYSFSFSEPWLGGKKPQSLSFSVYLSNQYRYDYNTNKVDKDQNLSILGASIGLGKRLQWPDDYFSLSQNISYQQIELKNYGYRVGSSTDVINKGSLNNLAYTVAFSRNSTGPSLIFPTYGSEFTIKAKATLPYSLINGKDYSEPLYPTTAERQDYLADKYKWLEYYKISAKGKWYTSLANKLVLMSNFEMGYLGSYNDKLGATPVERFFVGGDGIAQGQLDGRETIGVRGYENNTLSIGPDGQNEGGTIYNKFQMEIRYSITDKPSASIYTLGFLEAGNSYQNFSEFSPFKLKRSAGVGVRIFMPAFGLLGIDFAHGFDPLPGQTQKSGWQTHFIIGRQF, encoded by the coding sequence ATGAATAAATATTCTTATGTAGCCGTATTTTTAATCGCCTTTTTATCGGCGAGTGTACAAGCTCAAAAAACCGTAAATAACAACCGTACAACTACCACCCAAAATATTATTCCTTATATCAAAGGAAATCAATATATTCTTGGAGGAATTACCGTTACTGGTTTGCAAAAATTTAGCGAACAAACAATTCGTGTTTATACTGGTTTAGTTGATGGGCAACCTATTAAATTACCAGGTGATAAACTTACAAGCGCTATTAAAAAGCTTTACGAAAGCAAGCAATTTAGCCAAGTAGATGTGTACCTTTCTAAAAAAGATGGGGAAACCGTTTATTTAGTATTTGATGTGACAGAATTACCACAATTAACCAATATTTCTATTTCAGGTTTAAGCAAATCTAAAACAAAAGAGATAAAAAAAGAAACTGAGCTTAAAAAAGGAATGATGGTTACCGACAACTTAGTCACAACCACCAGAAATTACATTAAAAAGAAATATACCGATAAGGGATTTTTAAAAACCAAAGTATCTTTAAATACCAAAAAAGACAGCACTGACATCAATACTGTTAGTATGAATATTTTTGTTGATAAAGGACAGCGTGTCAAAATAAAAGAAATTAACTTTACAGGTAACAAAGCACTAGCAGGTAAAACCTTGCGTAGCGCTATGAAAAATACAAAACGTAAGTTTTTAGGGCGTTTCTGGAAATCATCAAAATATATTTTAGATGATTATAAAAAAGATTTAGAAAGTATTCTTGAAAAATATAGCGAAAACGGATACCGTGATGCACGTATTTTATCAGACCAACTTACTTGGAATAATGACAATACTATTAACCTTGATATTGCTATTGAAGAAGGACGTCAGTATCGTTTTGATGATATTAAGTTTATCGGTAATAAAAATTATTCTGATGATTTTTTAAATCGTTTTTTACGTATCGATAAAGGAGATATTTATAATGGAAAGGTTTTAAAAGAACGTATTTCTGGTGATGGAACACCTAATTCGCAAGATATTCAAACCTTATACCATAACAACGGATACTTATTTTCACAAATTAACGCCATAGAAACTAGCGTACAAAACGATTCTATTACTGTTGAGGTTCGTATTCGTGAAGACGAACAAGCAACCATTAAAAAAGTAACTGTAACAGGTAATGAAAAAACAAATGACCATGTTATTTACAGAGAATTACGTGTAAAGCCAGGTGATTTATTCAGCCGTGAAAACATTATTAGATCTATTCGTGAAATTGGTCAATTAGGATTCTTTGATGCCAATGTAACGCCCGATGTAAAACCTGATTATCAAAATAAAACAGCCGATATTGATTTTTCTGTCGTTGAAAAAGGTGGTAGTCAAATTGAACTACAAGGTGGTTATGGTGGAGGATCATTTATTGGTACTTTAGGTTTATCTTTTAATAATTTTTCGTTAAGAAACATATTTAATAAGCAAGCCTACAAACCACTACCAATGGGTGATGGACAAAAACTTTCATTGCGTTTACAAGCAAGTAGAACTTACAATACGTACAGTTTTTCTTTCTCAGAACCATGGTTAGGTGGTAAAAAACCGCAATCATTATCTTTTTCTGTGTATTTATCGAATCAATACCGATACGATTATAACACCAATAAAGTTGATAAAGATCAAAATTTAAGCATTTTAGGAGCTTCTATCGGTTTAGGAAAACGTTTACAATGGCCTGATGATTATTTCTCTTTATCACAAAATATTAGCTATCAGCAAATTGAACTTAAAAACTACGGATACCGTGTTGGTTCATCAACTGATGTTATTAATAAAGGTAGTTTAAATAATTTAGCTTATACAGTTGCCTTTAGCCGTAACTCTACCGGACCAAGTTTAATATTTCCTACCTACGGTTCAGAATTTACAATTAAAGCAAAAGCGACCTTACCTTATTCTTTAATTAACGGGAAAGATTATAGCGAACCTTTATACCCTACAACAGCCGAAAGACAAGATTATTTAGCCGATAAATACAAATGGCTAGAATATTATAAAATTTCTGCTAAAGGAAAATGGTACACATCATTGGCAAATAAATTGGTTTTAATGTCTAATTTTGAAATGGGGTATTTAGGTTCTTACAACGACAAATTAGGCGCTACTCCGGTAGAACGATTTTTTGTTGGAGGTGACGGAATTGCACAAGGGCAATTAGACGGTAGAGAAACTATTGGTGTTCGTGGATATGAAAACAACACGCTTTCTATTGGTCCTGATGGGCAGAATGAAGGTGGAACTATTTACAATAAATTTCAAATGGAAATCCGTTATTCTATAACAGACAAACCATCGGCATCAATTTATACCTTAGGATTTTTAGAGGCAGGTAATTCTTATCAAAATTTTAGTGAATTTAGCCCATTTAAATTAAAGCGTTCTGCAGGAGTTGGAGTTCGTATATTTATGCCAGCATTTGGTTTATTAGGTATTGATTTTGCACATGGATTTGATCCGTTGCCTGGACAAACTCAAAAATCGGGTTGGCAAACACATTTTATTATCGGAAGACAGTTCTAA
- a CDS encoding isoprenyl transferase, protein MEEKLQRINVQKVPNHIAVIMDGNGRWAKGKGMQRIFGHRNALTAIRETADAASDAGVKFITLYAFSTENWNRPKLEVDALMSLLVSTLKKELPEFQRKNVKINAIGNIVSLPKNAQKILAHVIDQTKNNTKITLTFALSYGSREEIVNTIKKISKKVVNNELDIENIDEKIINNHLYTFNLPDVDLMIRTSGEQRISNFLLWQIAYAELYFTDILWPDFRREHLFNAIIDYQNRERRFGKTSEQIEINE, encoded by the coding sequence ATGGAAGAAAAATTACAACGCATTAATGTGCAAAAAGTACCGAATCATATTGCCGTTATTATGGACGGTAATGGACGATGGGCAAAAGGAAAAGGAATGCAGCGTATTTTTGGGCACAGAAATGCCTTAACCGCTATTAGAGAAACAGCTGACGCAGCAAGTGATGCTGGTGTTAAATTTATAACACTGTATGCTTTTTCTACCGAAAACTGGAACAGACCAAAACTAGAAGTTGATGCCTTAATGAGCCTATTGGTTAGTACCTTAAAAAAAGAGCTACCTGAATTTCAACGTAAAAATGTAAAAATAAATGCGATTGGAAATATTGTTAGTTTACCAAAAAATGCGCAGAAAATACTAGCCCATGTTATTGATCAAACTAAAAATAACACTAAAATTACCTTAACCTTTGCTTTAAGCTATGGTTCTAGAGAAGAAATTGTTAACACAATTAAAAAGATATCTAAAAAAGTTGTTAATAACGAGCTAGATATTGAAAATATAGACGAAAAAATTATAAATAACCATTTATATACATTTAATTTGCCCGACGTTGATTTAATGATACGTACAAGCGGTGAGCAGCGAATTAGTAATTTTTTACTTTGGCAAATAGCCTATGCTGAATTATATTTTACAGATATATTATGGCCCGACTTTAGAAGAGAACACCTTTTTAATGCTATAATAGATTATCAAAACAGAGAGAGAAGATTTGGAAAAACAAGCGAACAGATTGAGATCAATGAATAA
- a CDS encoding DUF6089 family protein: MKIIYLFILFAFTAITTQSQTHEVGFFVGGSNYVGDIGRTNYIYPNKIGGGLIYKHNLNPRIALRATYSYIPIEGNDEKSNNLFRKNRGFKFSNTLHEFAAGIEFNFFNYNISNYKTNFTPYILAEIAAFNYVIPSKRIDANTIRLKNKISYSLPVGVGVKGRLFKNFAAAFEIGARFTLVDDIDLTTDKINSLNFGGTGNDVYMFTGLSIVYSFGRPPCYNGLAE; this comes from the coding sequence ATGAAGATAATTTACCTATTCATATTATTTGCTTTTACGGCAATAACAACACAATCACAAACTCACGAAGTAGGTTTTTTCGTTGGGGGTTCTAATTACGTAGGAGATATTGGTCGTACTAATTACATCTATCCTAATAAAATTGGCGGTGGTTTAATTTATAAACACAATCTAAACCCTCGAATTGCCTTACGAGCGACCTATTCGTATATTCCTATTGAAGGGAATGATGAAAAATCAAATAATTTATTTCGAAAAAATAGAGGCTTCAAATTCTCAAACACCTTACACGAGTTTGCTGCGGGTATCGAATTTAATTTTTTCAATTATAATATCAGCAATTATAAAACAAATTTCACCCCATATATTTTAGCAGAAATAGCAGCGTTTAACTACGTGATCCCTTCTAAAAGAATCGATGCAAATACCATTCGTTTAAAAAATAAAATTTCATATTCTTTACCTGTAGGTGTTGGTGTTAAAGGACGCTTGTTTAAAAATTTTGCAGCTGCTTTTGAAATAGGCGCTCGCTTTACATTGGTAGATGATATCGATTTAACAACAGATAAAATAAACAGTTTAAACTTTGGTGGAACTGGAAACGATGTATATATGTTTACAGGACTATCGATTGTTTATAGCTTTGGAAGACCACCCTGTTATAACGGATTGGCAGAATAA
- a CDS encoding NAD kinase, whose product MKKVAIYGQAYNISAEKEIKLLVATLEQNNIVIFFEEAFYSLLIKNNSLSKKYPTYAHFNDLSNTFDLLFSIGGDGTILRAATYIRDLNIPVLGINTGRLGFLATVQKNQIQEAVNLLLNKKYSIQERTLLQITTTPKVNEFNELDFALNEVTIARRNTTSMIGVKTFLNNEYLTNYWADGLIIATPTGSTGYSLSCNGPVILPNSKSFVITPIAPHNLNARPMVIPDDTIIELEVSAREKDFLISLDSRITTVSEGTKIKIQKASFTIKSILLEQQSHLKTLRGKLLWGEDTRNESL is encoded by the coding sequence TTGAAAAAAGTAGCCATTTACGGACAAGCTTATAATATTTCAGCTGAAAAAGAAATTAAATTATTAGTAGCAACATTAGAACAAAACAATATCGTTATTTTTTTTGAAGAAGCGTTTTACTCGCTTTTAATTAAAAATAATTCTTTATCAAAAAAATATCCTACCTACGCACATTTTAACGATTTGTCAAACACTTTTGACCTATTATTTTCTATTGGCGGTGACGGTACTATATTAAGAGCGGCAACGTATATTCGTGATTTAAACATTCCTGTTTTAGGAATCAACACTGGGCGATTGGGGTTTTTAGCAACCGTTCAAAAAAACCAAATTCAAGAGGCTGTAAATTTATTATTAAATAAAAAATATAGCATACAAGAACGAACTTTACTACAAATAACCACTACCCCTAAAGTAAACGAATTTAACGAACTAGATTTTGCCTTAAATGAAGTTACTATTGCCCGTAGAAATACTACTTCAATGATTGGTGTAAAAACCTTTTTGAATAATGAATACTTAACAAATTATTGGGCAGATGGTTTAATTATAGCAACCCCAACAGGTTCTACGGGCTACTCTTTAAGTTGTAACGGCCCGGTAATATTACCCAATTCGAAAAGCTTTGTAATTACGCCAATAGCCCCGCATAATTTAAATGCTAGGCCTATGGTCATTCCTGACGATACTATTATTGAACTAGAGGTAAGTGCTCGTGAAAAGGATTTTTTAATTTCCTTAGACTCTCGCATAACAACTGTTAGCGAAGGAACTAAAATTAAAATACAAAAAGCTTCTTTTACTATAAAAAGTATTTTATTAGAACAGCAATCGCATTTAAAAACACTCAGAGGCAAGCTTTTATGGGGTGAAGATACTCGAAATGAATCTTTATAA
- a CDS encoding CBS domain-containing protein: MNINDFILDEIKALSLKSTVKSAQKVCENLPITHIPIVENGKLIGCLPESDIQTIENKDDKLSEYSYLLDNFHCNEKATLLDLIVLFADNDCNLIPVLNQEMNYIGYYELSDILDTFADSPFLHNQSETLIVAKNDYSMSQISQIVEASGGKLLGLYISSENQDTIQVTLKVITNDINEIIQTFRRYDYAVLTQHEDDFYLEELKDRAAYLKKYLDM, encoded by the coding sequence ATGAATATCAATGACTTTATATTAGACGAAATTAAAGCACTTAGCTTAAAAAGCACTGTAAAAAGCGCTCAAAAGGTATGTGAAAATTTACCAATAACGCATATTCCTATTGTTGAAAATGGAAAATTAATTGGTTGTTTGCCTGAAAGTGACATTCAAACAATAGAGAATAAAGACGATAAATTAAGTGAGTATTCTTATCTATTAGATAATTTTCATTGTAATGAAAAAGCGACACTACTTGACTTAATTGTTTTATTTGCAGATAATGATTGTAATTTAATTCCTGTTTTAAATCAGGAAATGAATTATATCGGTTATTATGAGTTGAGTGATATTTTAGATACTTTTGCCGATAGTCCTTTTTTACACAACCAAAGTGAAACGTTAATTGTAGCTAAAAATGATTACTCAATGAGTCAAATTTCTCAAATAGTTGAAGCTAGTGGCGGTAAATTATTAGGGCTGTATATTTCTTCGGAAAATCAAGATACTATTCAGGTTACTTTAAAAGTAATTACAAATGACATCAATGAAATTATTCAAACTTTTCGTAGGTATGACTACGCCGTGCTTACACAACATGAAGATGATTTTTATTTGGAAGAATTAAAAGACAGGGCGGCATATTTAAAAAAATATTTAGATATGTAA
- a CDS encoding pyridoxine 5'-phosphate synthase, with protein MTKLSVNINKIATLRNSRGGNTPNLLCVATDIENFGAQGITIHPRPDERHIRYQDAYDLKSIVTTEYNIEGNPIDKFMKMVLEIKPTQVTLVPDAIDNLTSNAGWDTVANQSYLKEVITEFKNNGIRTSIFIDTDLKLIEAAAKTGADRIELYTEEFATQYALGNKEVIKPYADAAILAHKLGLGINAGHDLSLENIQFFKENIPNLAEVSIGHALISESLYLGLENVVNMYLDRLK; from the coding sequence ATGACAAAGTTAAGTGTAAATATAAATAAAATAGCAACATTACGTAATTCTAGAGGTGGAAATACACCTAATTTATTATGCGTTGCTACCGATATAGAAAATTTTGGAGCGCAAGGAATTACCATTCACCCAAGACCTGACGAGCGTCATATTCGTTATCAAGATGCCTACGATTTAAAATCAATAGTTACTACCGAATATAATATTGAAGGAAACCCGATAGATAAATTCATGAAAATGGTGTTGGAAATAAAGCCAACGCAAGTAACTTTAGTGCCTGATGCTATTGATAATTTAACTTCTAATGCAGGTTGGGATACAGTTGCTAATCAATCGTATTTGAAAGAAGTAATTACCGAGTTTAAAAACAACGGAATAAGAACCTCTATTTTTATTGATACCGATTTAAAACTGATTGAAGCTGCAGCAAAAACAGGTGCCGATAGAATTGAATTATACACCGAAGAATTTGCAACCCAATACGCTTTAGGAAATAAAGAGGTAATAAAACCTTATGCCGATGCGGCAATTTTAGCTCATAAATTAGGCTTAGGAATTAATGCAGGGCATGATTTGAGCTTAGAAAATATCCAGTTTTTTAAAGAGAATATCCCTAATTTAGCAGAAGTTTCTATTGGGCATGCGCTTATTTCTGAATCATTATATTTAGGATTAGAAAATGTAGTAAATATGTATCTTGATAGATTAAAATAA
- a CDS encoding alpha/beta fold hydrolase — protein MQILHSKILGAGKPFLILHGYFGMGDNWKTHANKFAEDGFEVHLIDQRNHGRSFHSDAFDYELMVDDLHHYITHYHLENIVLLGHSMGGKTAMLFATQYPELIHKLIVADISPKMYPPHHHDILSALNSVNFTVQNSRKLIDDKLAELIPELGIRQFLLKSVYRKTKDELAFRFNLLSLTENNNEVGEALPSFSIFEGDTLFLKGENSGYISEDEVPLIEAHFSKAIIKTIAKAGHWLHAENPTDFYTQVIGFV, from the coding sequence ATGCAAATTTTACATTCTAAAATACTAGGAGCGGGCAAGCCGTTTTTAATTTTACACGGTTATTTTGGTATGGGCGATAACTGGAAAACCCACGCTAATAAATTTGCCGAAGATGGTTTTGAAGTTCATTTAATTGACCAACGAAACCACGGACGAAGTTTTCATTCTGATGCTTTTGACTATGAATTAATGGTCGATGACTTACACCATTATATTACACATTATCATTTAGAAAATATTGTTTTATTAGGGCATTCAATGGGCGGAAAAACAGCCATGTTATTTGCTACCCAATATCCAGAATTGATACATAAATTAATTGTAGCCGATATTTCACCAAAAATGTATCCGCCACATCATCACGATATTTTATCGGCTTTAAATTCTGTTAATTTTACCGTGCAAAATTCACGAAAATTAATTGATGATAAACTAGCTGAATTAATTCCTGAACTAGGTATTCGACAATTTTTATTAAAAAGTGTGTACCGAAAAACAAAAGACGAACTTGCTTTTCGTTTTAACTTACTATCATTAACAGAAAATAATAATGAAGTAGGCGAAGCATTACCATCGTTTAGTATTTTTGAAGGCGATACCTTATTTTTAAAAGGTGAAAATTCGGGCTATATTTCTGAAGATGAAGTGCCACTTATTGAAGCACATTTTTCAAAAGCGATTATCAAAACAATAGCAAAAGCAGGGCATTGGTTGCATGCCGAAAATCCGACAGATTTTTATACTCAGGTAATTGGGTTTGTATAA
- a CDS encoding phage holin family protein — MNTFLKILLTAVAVILLAEILPGVVVTSYTTAIIVAIVIALLNMFVRPILVIFTLPATLLTLGLFLFVINAIIILLAGNLIAGFAVNGFFTALLFSILLSIFRSFLFSLLKEDKK; from the coding sequence ATGAATACATTTTTAAAAATACTATTAACAGCAGTAGCCGTTATTTTATTAGCCGAAATTTTACCAGGAGTAGTGGTAACAAGTTATACTACGGCAATAATTGTAGCAATTGTAATAGCGTTATTAAATATGTTTGTACGTCCAATATTAGTGATTTTTACCTTACCAGCAACTCTTTTAACATTGGGCTTATTTTTGTTTGTAATTAATGCAATTATTATATTATTAGCAGGAAACCTTATTGCAGGATTTGCCGTAAACGGATTTTTTACAGCACTTTTATTTAGTATATTGTTATCGATATTTAGGTCGTTTTTATTTTCATTATTAAAAGAAGATAAAAAATAA